The genomic DNA AGCGGTTTTCAGTTTTCGCTATTCGATTTTAACAACATAGGTATCCCATGATCTCTCACTCTCTAAATAACTTCCCTCTCTCTATTGTGCCAGAATGTTTCCTCCTGTCGTGGTATTATTCTCTtacctttgttttgtttttctaactACTCGTGCATTGCTGCTACTATTAATACTACTGTTGTTGTGGTTGTTGTTAATTTATAACTTACATTTGAGGATATTTTCAAGTTTATATATTGCTCATGGCAGATGACATGTTTCTTCGTCGACCAATTTCGTAAATGGCAGAAAAATGTTAGGTGATTGCCATGTAGTAGTGAAGTTGCTTATTGAAAACATGTCTATTTTGCTGGATCAATTATGTTTCTGAATATTCAAATTGATATAGATTCCTCGAATGTAAATAAGTTAATGTTTGTATGTCACACTCTCAACTCATATTTTGTGACGGTATTAGAGGTATTGCCAAGCTTTAAGTTTAAACTTTAGTTCTTTTGTTATGTTTAGATTCTTTATTATAGTGGCTATCTTATTAGAAAATGTATGAGCTAAATTTGCTTTGGCAAATTTTGATTTAGTTTGGATAGAGGATGTGTGCCTGAAGGTACTGTTTTGACCTCTAATTTCATGCTAAATTCTTTATACAAATGTATGAAATATcagttttccattaaaaaaaaactaatgaatacttctaatcaaatttattaacataaaaataaattaatatacgAACATGATTCACTGATTTCAaacaatttgtcaaaaaaatgctTCTCCTTAGAAGGATTATGATGTGAATAACATCAGGGTATTTACTATTTATGATGCAGTGTGGAGTTTTAGTTTACTATCATTTTTTGGGGGTATACTAGTGGGAAAAGCTTATGTTTGTTCTGTATAGCTTTCTCTTTAGCGATACTTGAAGTTGATGTTGACCATCATGTATTGATCATCAAATCAttctttttaacttgttttattTCACTAGAGGCTTCGGTTGATTTTCAGTGTTATTCTTTGAATGTGATCAAGGCAATGTCATTTGCTCAAAATTCAAATCATGTTTTGGGATGATACTAAAGGATTGCAAAACTTTAATTAGTTAGactttattaattatttgttatgttttgaaCCGTGGTTAACCAATTTTCTATTTCATCATGACATATTGAAATAAAGCATCTTACTTCAAACGTCTCTCCCAATTAATTTCGagtaaataataaatgttgtcatgtcataaataaatatagagaaTATTAACCAATGCCTCTTGGATATTAGTTAAGCAGTTAAAAGaggcaaaattttattaaaaagtggtgtaataattaattaatcaaaataacagtttatattttcaaatttttttttctatttttggattCCTTAATCAGTGCCCAAGACCCAATAAATATACCTCATCATAAAGTGACACAAAAATaagatgagtgataaaaatttaaggGAAAAAGGTAAAACAGGGGAACcaaaaatcagatttttaaaaatgggGACCAAaacttcatatatattttttaaataggggatccatttaaaccaaaaaataaacgCTATAATTATATTGCAAGGTCTTAATTCACATTTAAACCAAATTTATATTAGAAAACAAAGattaattgaaatattattaaaaatttaaataatcaaattataaaaCTAAAGTTATCTAAAATTAAGACAGCAAACACCAAAGAATTCTTGATATGGGATCATTTGTGCATGGGTCTTGGATTTGGGATCTTTTTGAATGGAAACGACCCCTTTTTGAAGACTTGATTGCAAAACTTGAGGAGGAGAGAGTTAGTACTTGTGAAGACAAATGGATTTGGGTTCATGGTCAATGTGGTGTTTTCTCGCTGAAATCTCTTTATGTGGCTCTTGCAAAAGAATTCTTTAGGTTCCTATTTTGTCCGCAACTATCTGTTGAGACGAAATcaattatgtttaaaatttcCATCCGAAAATGGAAATTTTCTAGTAATGAATATTCGATAGCAGAAACCACATGCGAGAAGATATAAATGCAATTTGAATGCATCGTTTTCTAGTGCTCTGAACCATGTCGGTATTGATATTTGTATTCAAGTTGATCAAAGAGCGTCTCTTTTAGGCAAAACGTAGAGGTTCATAATATTAATAGAAGTTGATACAGAAGATCTGGATTTACTAATGACATATATGGATAGAGGTGGACTTGAAAACAGTGGTGGACAATATACATggaaacatcaacaacatatcaaattttgaaGCATCATCAACGATTGTCCATAAATTAGCAAGGACAGCTCTATTTATAGCTAATTTCTATATTCATTATAACATTCCAACGAATATCCAAACTCTTATTTGGAATGAAATTTATTAAgcttgtttttatatatatatatatatatataaaatattctcaacattaaaataacattaatcatattagaaaaagaaaaagaaaattacattaatcatatataattaaaaaagcACCCGCGAGTTTTTATATGGATATTACGCCGTGAAAACATAGTATCAATAacatatcataatcataatataataaaaaaaataggcaatgaaagaaaaaatatttagtggTTTGGCGCGTGCTTACGTCAGTCTTTGATGGTCGTATGTATATACTTCAAATCATGGATCATATCGCAATTGTTTTCTTGGGATAAATGAATGAACTTTATGGGAAGACaatacaaataatttttgttttattatcatCTTTGGATTGGATTGGTACTTCTGAGTTCCATTCCATGATTGTATCGTGATTTGGTCATTAAGCATAAGCAACAGACACTTTGCtttgaaaagagagagagagagaattcaGGATATATTTACAAccatctctatctctatctctatctctatctatctatctatagctatataaacacatatacATACACTTCATGGCAACGTCTCCGTTCTTTCACGCGCGTTGTTCTTATTCATCTCCAATTTccaatttcatcaacaacaacaacaaaaccgcTTCTCAACAAAACCCGATTCTACCCTCATCTTCTTCCCCTTCTTCTTCATCCAATTCCGGTCTCACTTTTCCTTCTGGTATTTTCTTCCTTTCTATTTCTATTCATAccttttcttattttcaatGTATTCTGTTTACGGATTTTGTTGCAGTTTATTTTCCGattaattcaaatttcaatggtgatttttttttcttcctttttcattttattattcttaGTGGTAGCTTTTCTGTTTTAGGCATGTTAATGGATTACAACAATGTCAATCCAAAGGGCTTTCATTTTGCAAATTCTAATATTCTATGAATTCATGgggtttttgatgattttaatgcAATACCTATTGATTATTAGACTCTTACGGATTGAAACAAGTAATTGACAAATTCAGTAATTTAAGCAATCAAAGGATGCAATGCACATACTCATACAAAATTTGATAAACTATACTTTTGAGCAAGTCTCActtttgagcttataacttatgaCTTATGGCTTATAAgctcatttaattaaaaaagacatGTCTGGTAACCATCACTTTCttatgagcttatagcttatttttacaaGCTTGTAACgtttttttataagctaattcaagtaggTTATATAgcttatcattatttatttcaattttacccttgtattcataattgaaaaaaattaaatatattatttttatgtcatttcatatttataaactagttcaaccgctaattttaccaaacactgcAAATTCAATCAACTAGATTATCAACTATTAGCTATaaattagcttatcagctacCCACTATAACCTCATCCGCTAAAAACTAGTTTATAAGTTATTCGCTATTCTTTACTAAACAAAGCCTAAAACTAAAACGAAGTAAGTATATGAAAATCTTTGCTAAATAGCCTCTTAGTGCTAAGCTTATTGATCAAATTTATTAACCCTGCTATAATAAAGCTCAGCAATCAACCCTATCAAACCTTTAAACCCCACTGCTATGAAGCTTAGCAATTGAAACTATTGATAATGTCGGCCTTTTGTGTGTATGTGTATTTTCAACTTTTCAGGAGTGTAAACTAACTCCAAttctttctttgttctttgttttctaTCGATATCTTACATACTTTAATGGAGTAGAGAAATACAGTTTCCATTTGTACTATGTAGAATTGAGATGCTTtagatttttcaatttttgaataGTCAAATCAACCACATGATGGTGCTTTAGACTTGATAAATGCAACAGAAGGAAGTTTATCAAAATCAAGTGTAACTCTCTGATTTTTAGAGTTTGTTGATATATCTCTTGATTTTTGGGTCTTGATGTGTCATTTTTATCATGCAATTGGAAATCCCATATCTCTAGGTATGATTGGATTTCTGTTAGGAACGTACATATCGCTACAAACAAATGTATGTCATTTACCCCAAAAAAGAACCATAGATACTTTTGGTGCAGGCATATGTTTTTTCAGTTTTGAAACAGTAAACCTAACAGTTTTGGTGGTCAAGCACTAGTCAAtatgaaatcacttatttcccTGTAGAAATGATTGTAAAGTTAAGCGCCATATATGAAGGGCAACCCAGTGCTGTAGAGATCCCATCATAGTGGGTCCAAGAAATGGTGAAACCCTTTGCATATCTATAAAGAAAAGACAAAATCTACTGTAGGTGCAGTCTTACCTTGCATTTGCAGGAGTTTGATTCGACAACTCATACCCATGATCCCAATCGCACAGAAACTATTACGCCAGTGTAAAATTTCTATCTATCAGTAGATATATGCCTTGGTGGTGATCCATAGTCGTTGGGCCTATAGTAGGATTGAAGTCACGAGTCGCTACAGGTTCTAGTATCCAATCACAAGTGTGGGATTTTGTGCATATAGTGCTCCACTGACCCTGGAGTAGTGGTGTGCATATAGTGCTCCAGTGATCCTAGAGTAGTGGCAACATTGTGCATTGAGAAACGCTTTTTTACAGTTATGGCCTCCCTGGCTTGCTTCCTCCATCCTCTTTCTTTGACGATCATTTTTCTGTACTAGTACTAGCGCAAGCCTAGTAACAACTAGTTTAATAGTCCAAATATGATTACGAATGAACGACCATACTGGCTTAATAATCCAAGTATGAATAACATTTGGCTTTCATTAAGGCTGGCAGTTGAACTTTGGCAGGTACAAACAGTGGACAGAGACACCAGGGCCTTAGAGCTCAAGCTATGAGTTCTACCACTAATGGAAACTCTATTTCTAGCATGGGAAATTCTAGGAATGACCCAGACCATCTCCTTGTTCTTGTTCATGGCATCTTGGCTAGGTATTTTTATAGttatattaagaaaataataagttGCTCAAATTGTTGTGCTGTATTGTGGGTGAAAACTGAAAGATGAGATTAGTATGCATAAAAACTTTTACTGGTGGTGGTAGTTACTGTCTTCATTATATTAAAGTTTAACTGAAAAGAGTAATGGCTGCGATACTGTTTATGAATAGTTGGTACCCTTTCCAGTTTATTTGTGAATCGTAAATCtgattcattttataaaagtaatATAGGCTCGCAATTTAGCAGATGAAAGCGCGAAAAGTCAAACTTTAGGGCAATGGATATGCGCCATACGTACATCCATTTATTTCTGTTGGTCATTTGGTCGTTGTTCTGTAGTTTAGGGATAGGAGTCTGTATGGGCCTGACCCAGTAGAAGGTGATGTGTTGGTGGGAAATAAGGAGAAGCCCAAAGTTTGGAGGGTTGATAGATGGAAAAAGAAGTAAGTAAGTGGGGGCAAAGGGGGGTGGTGAGCTGGCAGTTAGTTAGAATATCCCTCAATAAGAGAGTGTGTGTGAGGGGTGTAGAGGGATCATGAATGAGTTTGTTAGAACCTTTACAGTTAGGCAGTGAGAGAAACCTTTTCTTCTTACTGAGGAGCTTATGCTCTGGGCTGCAGTTGCAGATTGTTCACCACTATCtcataattcaataatattcatTCACCTATTTCTTTTCTGTTTGTTACTGTATTTTCAGTTGTTACTTTTTCTCTTTCGCTTAGTTTTACAAAGCTGTACTGATGTTTTTACTGATACAGCACAGCGGACTGGACTTATGCAGAAGCAGAGTTGAAAAAGCGCCTTGGAAAGAACTTTCTAATTTATGGTTAGTACATTTCTCACTTGTGGTTCTCTATGTTATGTTGGATAAGACTACTCTAcagtgattttatttttattttatttttaaagcatGGATATAAGGTAACACGGAAATTTGAGACATAACAAATTTGTACATCTGTAACATTTAATGGAGGAGTTAGACATGAATTccatttttttgtctttaatttCAGTCAGTAATTCAACTTTTTCTGGTAGTTATGATTTGGCCTGCGAAATCAAATTCTTGCTCTTGTGCTGATTCTTCTTCCTTTgtctttaacttttttttcctGAGTTAATGCATTGGAAAGTCTATTTGTGTTGTTTGGAAAGTAGAGATCCTAAGCTGTTTAAAATAACAATAGTTGTCTTAATGTTGTGGAATTTTTCTTTGGAATTACTTCAGTGCCTCTTCAATGAACGTAAAATTAATTGTCTGGCTGAAACTTTGATCTCTGCAGTAAGTTCATCAAATGCTTATACTAAGACGTTTACTGGGATTGATGGAGCAGGAAAGCGATTAGCTGATGAAGTAAAGTCATGACATATGCAGATTTGTGTGTTCAATGTTTGGACACCCAATTTCAGTTCTGATTCTTTTAAGTTTCTTCTGAATTGTTTCATGCTGTATGATTATTTCCTTTTATCAAAACAGGTATTGCAAGTTGTCAAAAAGACAGAGAGTCTGAAAAGAATCTCCTTTCTGGCCCACTCTTTAGGAGGCTTATTTGCTAGATATGCAATTGCTGTCCTTTATTCACATGATACCTATAATAAGGACCAACTTGGTGATCTTGCACACAGCATGGCAGGCAATTCTCAAAGTACAAGCTTTACGAAAGGAGGGATGATTGCTGGGTTGGAGCCAATCAATTTTATTACTTTAGCATCTCCACATCTTGGTGTAAGGGGAAAAAGGCAGGTCTGTTCTGGACCATATAAATATGTGCCTATGGTTTTTTTGCCATATATAAATTGTAGTTGTAAATGAGTGTTGTTTATGTTGGCTATGTGTCTTACATTTGGTAATATTCAAACTGTCTTGGATCTCTGTGTTGATGATTCACGGTTTGGAGCTTACATAATACTGCCAATATGGACCAATTGCGGATCTATTATAGGCTGCATTACCTTGCATTTGCAAAGCATATGCTGGAGACTGATCTAATGAACTTCTTGTCACATGGCAGCAACTTCAACCGTTGTGCTTAGGCTTCCCTTCACTAGCAGCTCCAATAATTATAGAAATTTCAATCAGGATGTACATTATCCACAAACAGACCctaacaaaatttaaattatactGGATAAGTCTGATGCCAGAGTCTTGAAAATGATGTTGATGACACCGAGTCAAACCTTTGTTGAAACTCTTC from Medicago truncatula cultivar Jemalong A17 chromosome 8, MtrunA17r5.0-ANR, whole genome shotgun sequence includes the following:
- the LOC11406685 gene encoding uncharacterized protein isoform X2 gives rise to the protein MATSPFFHARCSYSSPISNFINNNNKTASQQNPILPSSSSPSSSSNSGLTFPSGTNSGQRHQGLRAQAMSSTTNGNSISSMGNSRNDPDHLLVLVHGILASTADWTYAEAELKKRLGKNFLIYVSSSNAYTKTFTGIDGAGKRLADEVLQVVKKTESLKRISFLAHSLGGLFARYAIAVLYSHDTYNKDQLGDLAHSMAGNSQSTSFTKGGMIAGLEPINFITLASPHLGVRGKRQLPFLLGVPILEKLAAPMAPLFVGRTGSQLFLTDGKPNRPPLLLRMASDCEDRKFLSALGAFKCRIVYANVSYDHMVGWRTSSIRREMELSKPPRQSLDGYQHVVDVEYCPAVPSDGPQFPPEAVKAKEAAQNAPDTQKTVEYHEIVEEEMIQGLQQLGWRKVDVSFHSSFWPFFAHNNIHVKNEWFHNAGVGVIAHVADSLRQQETSSILVASL
- the LOC11406685 gene encoding uncharacterized protein isoform X1, which codes for MATSPFFHARCSYSSPISNFINNNNKTASQQNPILPSSSSPSSSSNSGLTFPSGTNSGQRHQGLRAQAMSSTTNGNSISSMGNSRNDPDHLLVLVHGILASTADWTYAEAELKKRLGKNFLIYVSSSNAYTKTFTGIDGAGKRLADEVLQVVKKTESLKRISFLAHSLGGLFARYAIAVLYSHDTYNKDQLGDLAHSMAGNSQSTSFTKGGMIAGLEPINFITLASPHLGVRGKRQLPFLLGVPILEKLAAPMAPLFVGRTGSQLFLTDGKPNRPPLLLRMASDCEDRKFLSALGAFKCRIVYANVSYDHMVGWRTSSIRREMELSKQPPRQSLDGYQHVVDVEYCPAVPSDGPQFPPEAVKAKEAAQNAPDTQKTVEYHEIVEEEMIQGLQQLGWRKVDVSFHSSFWPFFAHNNIHVKNEWFHNAGVGVIAHVADSLRQQETSSILVASL